One genomic region from Cardiocondyla obscurior isolate alpha-2009 linkage group LG01, Cobs3.1, whole genome shotgun sequence encodes:
- the LOC139113900 gene encoding uncharacterized protein isoform X1, with protein sequence MGTHVIRNITGKLVDIQVLKELTTLYEQHKEIREINYLQDFSTLGASGTISTNYVIQKLLQIYVRNVALIHCHPDLIQKFTFTMHEEGKAKWTFEYSNDMMLNHDIITMCYFYYITYKSYELSQCESVKLLKPLLLDKYDVYSIDEANMLFFQGKTVISLLDIAFSFPSVTWDVACNLNFWTGFFDYVSDFDLPKQALIIPFIFPLLPKLEERPPLAVLLALSLKTVEFRKTTAPLLRKILNDITIHFEYKMYPQRLKLELCEKWQIITRDKGVHKYAPCFTMFRHKAKDIIATMKSDDPDLELILSLL encoded by the coding sequence ATGGGGACACACGTGATTCGTAACATAACTGGAAAATTAGTTGACATACAAGTATTAAAAGAGTTAACCACTTTATACGAGCAGCACAAAGAGATCCGtgagattaattatttgcaggATTTCTCCACGCTCGGTGCCAGCGGTACGATCAGTACGAATTACGTTATTCAGAAATTACTGCAGATATACGTACGTAACGTTGCTCTCATCCACTGTCATCCGGATCTGATTCAGAAATTTACCTTCACGATGCACGAGGAGGGCAAAGCCAAATGGACGTTCGAATATTCTAACGACATGATGCTAAATCACGATATCATAACGATgtgctatttttattatatcacaTACAAGTCTTACGAGTTAAGCCAATGTGAATCGGTGAAGCTCTTAAAGCCGCTACTGTTAGATAAGTACGACGTGTACAGTATCGACGAAGCTAACATGCTATTTTTCCAAGGGAAAACTGTTATCTCATTACTTGACATAGCGTTTTCTTTCCCGAGCGTTACGTGGGACGTAGCttgtaatttaaacttttGGACCGGCTTTTTCGACTACGTCTCCGACTTCGATCTTCCTAAGCAAGCGCTAATTATACCGTTCATTTTTCCGCTTCTCCCTAAATTAGAAGAAAGGCCTCCACTTGCGGTGTTACTAGCCCTGTCGCTTAAAACAGTTGAGTTTAGGAAAACAACAGCGCCATTATTGCGAAAGattttaaacgatattactatacattttgaatataaaatgtatcctCAGCGTTTGAAACTAGAGCTTTGCGAGAAGTGGCAGATTATAACGCGAGATAAAGGCGTACACAAGTATGCTCCATGTTTTACTATGTTTCGTCACAAAGCTAAAGATATAATAGCGACAATGAAGTCAGATGATCCAGACTTGGAACTTATACTTTCGTTATTATGA
- the Pld gene encoding phospholipase D1 isoform X1, producing the protein MPTKLADDVPAGISRTMSEDSEYDDTLEVPDSLEIMVNENGEMIPVHKEGIECTDNKETLGVMPFTVIHSTSPKFKSQIRNVFIPGEEVHVKIIDNERSVTTHPLNPNLYTIEFRHGPFVWTIKKRYKHIQFLHNQLKMYRASLNIPFPTKSHREKRNSMKNLKMANEKRGRRNALPRFPNKPDILVPYEQLNQRRKELEDYLYNLLNIEIYRRNSETINFLDISPLSFVGDLGMKGKEGTVLKRTGSGARTRCNFFGLFECGFCIKCNYFCTSLCGKWQKKHLVVKDTFIAYLNPEDGKVKSVILMDGGFGISLGVYTTGSRSGMQITNLSRHIVIKCFTKRKAKEWMQFIQEVSNREGKDFIQTNPHNSFVPYRSSILATWFVDGADYMSAVADALENAKEEIFIADWWLSPEIHMKRRTSNGDYWRLDKILQRKAIEGVKVFVLIYKEIEVALGINSYYSKQKLVEQCSANIKVLRHPDHARAGVFLWAHHEKIVVIDQSLAFLGGIDLCYGRWDTSEHKLTDLDSIHHSSIYIPSRDKLTNTSSKKVLNCPERHVLLPLAIATNTITMATTRSMPLLPVMDEKTKKDLVLPTDNSLFMLQEKGDGVKCNTPELQRKNLLEVAKTTVDKMKTTVKVKRQEFINMVYASHEADADDVAENKLTLPASDTVDTVDYPCNLERTTKLWLGKDYTNFIVKDFNDLEKPYQDLVDRTTTPRMPWHDIGVLVQNAAARDVARHFIQRWNAVKQEKAKLNSCYPYLLPKSYKDCKSYAPFIKDAKKHNVKCQVLRSVSSWSAGFLDSDTVEQSIQEAYIQAISKAERYIYIENQFFITLASMDKGGVKNQIGETLLKRILRAHREGAVFRVFVVMPLLPGFEGEVGGPSGTALRAITHWNYNSISRGKDAILNQLLEAGIEDPSEYITFHGLRTHSMLNGTMVTELIYIHSKLMIIDDNTVICGSANINDRSMVATRDSEIAVIIHDQDFEDGRMNDIPFLCGKFASSLRKQLFREHLGLLSGKENINLDDAIIKSFYKDVWCARSRKNTELYEEVFHCIPTDKVVNFAILKQYQDKVSLSISDPLLAQEMVENIKGYLVDLPLNFLCNEDLKPAAGTVEGMMPTALWT; encoded by the exons ATGCCTACCAAATTAGCTGATGACGTCCCGGCAGGGATAAGCCGTACAATGTCAGAAGATTCTGAATATGATGACACTTTAGAAGTACCTGATTCGTTAGAAATAATGGTTAATGAGAATGGGGAGATGATACCAGTTCATAAAGAAGGAATAGAGTGCACAGATAACAAAG AAACCCTTGGTGTAATGCCTTTCACCGTTATACACAGCACATCGCCAAAATTTAAAAGTCAGATTCGCAATGTATTTATTCCCGGCGAAGAAGtacatgtaaaaattattgataacgAACGTAGTGTGACTACACATCCCTTGAATCCAAATCTGTATACCATAGAATTTAGACATGGACCTTTTGTCTGGACTATTAAAAAGCGATATAAACACATTCAGTTTTTgcataatcaattaaaaatgtatcgtgCTAGCTTGAACATACCTTTTCCTACAAAAAGCCACAGAGAGAAGAGGAATAGCATGAAGAATCTTAAAATGGCAAATGAGAAACGAGGTAGACGAAATGCTTTACCAAG GTTTCCTAATAAACCTGACATTCTAGTACCTTATGAACAATTAAATCAGAGGAGAAAGGAACTAGAGGATTATCTATATAATTTACTCAACATAGAAATCTACAGACGTAATTCCGAAAct ataaattttttggaTATTTCACCCTTGTCTTTCGTGGGTGACTTGGGaatgaaaggaaaagaagGCACGGTTTTGAAACGGACTGGCTCGGGCGCTCGAACGAGATGCAATTTCTTTGGCTTATTCGAATGCGGATTTTGcattaaatgcaattatttcTGCACTTCTCTTTGCGGCAAATGGCAAAAGAAACATCTCGTTGTTAAGGACACCTTTATAGCATATCTCAATCCCGAAGATGGAAAAGTAAAGTCTGTCATTTTGATGGACGGCGGTTTTGGAATCAGCCTTGGCGTATATACAACAGGTTCGCGAAGCGGAATGCAGATCACAAATCTAAGTAGACATATAGTCATCAAGTGTTTTACGAAACGAAAAGCTAAAGAATGGATGCAGTTTATACAGGAAGTTAGTAATAGAGAAG gcAAAGATTTTATACAGACAAATCCACACAACTCGTTTGTCCCGTATCGTTCATCTATATTAGCGACTTGGTTTGTGGACGGGGCGGATTATATGTCTGCCGTGGCTGATGCTCTAGAAAACGCcaaagaagaaatttttatagccGATTGGTGGCTTTCACCAGAAATTCATATGAAGAGACGAACATCTAATGGAGATTATTGGCGACtggataaaattttacaaaggAAAGCT attgaaGGTGTCAAAGTATTTGTgctaatatataaagaaattgaaGTTGCTTTAGGCATAAATAGTTACTACAGCAAGCAAAAACTTGTGGAGCAATGTTCTGCCAATATAAAAGTACTGAGACATCCTGATCACGCAAGAGCAGGCGTATTTCTCTGGGCACATCACGAAAAAATAGTAGTTATCGATCAATCTCTAGCATTTCTTGGCGGCATTGATTTATGTTACGGCAGATGGGACACTAGTGAGCATAAACTGACAGATTTAG ACTCCATTCATCACTCAAGTATCTACATTCCTTCGAGAGACAAGCTTACTAATACCAGCAGTAAGAAGGTACTAAACTGTCCGGAAAGACACGTACTACTGCCATTAGCAATAGCAACAAATACTATTACCATGGCGACTACAAGATCTATGCCTCTATT gcCGGTGATGGacgaaaaaacgaaaaaggaTTTAGTACTGCCGACAGATAATTCCCTTTTTATGCTGCAAGAAAAAGGAGACGGGGTCAAGTGCAATACTCCTGAACTGCAAAGGAAGAATCTGCTCGAAGTTGCTAAAACAACTGTTGATAAAATGAAAACTACCGTAAAAGTGAAGAGACAAGAGTTTATCAATATGGTATATGCTTCTCACGAAGCAGATGCCGATGATGTCGCGGAGAA CAAACTTACGTTACCTGCTTCTGACACAGTAGACACAGTGGATTATCCCTGCAATTTAGAACGCACGACGAAATTGTGGCTCGGTAAAGACTACACAAATTTCATCGTTAAAGATTTCAATGATTTGGAAAAGCCGTATCAAGATCTAGTAGATAGAACTACTACTCCTAGAATGCCCTGGCATGATATAGGAGTTTTAGTGCAAAACGCTGCTGCCAGAGACGTGGCAAGGCATTTCATACAACGCTGGAATGCCGTCAAG CAAGAAAAAGCAAAACTGAATTCGTGTTATCCCTATTTACTACCAAAATCGTACAAAGACTGCAAAAGTTACGCTCCGTTTATTAAAGATGCAAAAAAGCACAACGTCAAGTGCCAAGTACTACGATCGGTAAGCTCCTGGTCAGCTGGCTTTCTTGATTCGGACACTGTCGAGCAGAGTATACAAGAAGCTTACATCCAGGCTATTAGTAAAGCAGAAAG atatatatatatagaaaatcaatttttcataACACTGGCCTCTATGGACAAAGGTGGTGTCAAAAATCAAATTGGTGAGACTTTATTGAAAAGAATTCTGAGAGCACACAGGGAAGGTGCAGTGTTTAGAGTGTTTGTCGTGATGCCGTTGTTACCCGGTTTCGAAGGAGAAGTTGGAGGACCAAGTGGAACGGCATTACGGGCGATAACACATTGGAATTACAATTCTATATCAAG ggGAAAAGACGCTATTTTAAATCAACTGCTGGAAGCAGGTATAGAAGATCCTAGCGAGTATATCACATTCCATGGCTTGAGGACACATTCCATGTTAAACGGCACGATGGTGACCGAgcttatttatattcatagtAAGCTAATGATAATAGACGACAATACGGTAATCTGTGGGTCAGCTAATATAAATGACAGAAGTATGGTTGCTACAAGAGATAGCGAGATAGCCGTAATAATTCAT GATCAAGATTTTGAAGATGGACGCATGAATGACATACCTTTTCTTTGCGGCAAATTTGCTTCTTCCTTGAGAAAACAATTATTTCGCGAACATTTGGGGTTGTTGAGtggcaaagaaaatattaatctcgACGACGctattataaaatctttttacaagGATGTATGGTGTGCTAGAAGCAGAAAAAATACAGAATTATACGAAGAAGTTTTTCATTGCATTCCTACTGATAAAGTAGTTAATTTTgctatattaaaacaatatcaGGATAAAGTATCTCTCTCAATATCTGATCCATTACTAGCACAGGAAATGGTAGAGAACATAAAA GGGTACTTAGTCGATTTGCCATTAAACTTTTTGTGTAATGAAGATTTAAAACCTGCGGCTGGAACAGTAGAAGGAATGATGCCGACTGCATTGTGGACGTAA
- the Pld gene encoding phospholipase D1 isoform X3: MPTKLADDVPAGISRTMSEDSEYDDTLEVPDSLEIMVNENGEMIPVHKEGIECTDNKETLGVMPFTVIHSTSPKFKSQIRNVFIPGEEVHVKIIDNERSVTTHPLNPNLYTIEFRHGPFVWTIKKRYKHIQFLHNQLKMYRASLNIPFPTKSHREKRNSMKNLKMANEKRGRRNALPRFPNKPDILVPYEQLNQRRKELEDYLYNLLNIEIYRRNSETINFLDISPLSFVGDLGMKGKEGTVLKRTGSGARTRCNFFGLFECGFCIKCNYFCTSLCGKWQKKHLVVKDTFIAYLNPEDGKVKSVILMDGGFGISLGVYTTGSRSGMQITNLSRHIVIKCFTKRKAKEWMQFIQEVSNREGKDFIQTNPHNSFVPYRSSILATWFVDGADYMSAVADALENAKEEIFIADWWLSPEIHMKRRTSNGDYWRLDKILQRKAIEGVKVFVLIYKEIEVALGINSYYSKQKLVEQCSANIKVLRHPDHARAGVFLWAHHEKIVVIDQSLAFLGGIDLCYGRWDTSEHKLTDLDSIHHSSIYIPSRDKLTNTSSKKVLNCPERHVLLPLAIATNTITMATTRSMPLLPVMDEKTKKDLVLPTDNSLFMLQEKGDGVKCNTPELQRKNLLEVAKTTVDKMKTTVKVKRQEFINMVYASHEADADDVAENKLTLPASDTVDTVDYPCNLERTTKLWLGKDYTNFIVKDFNDLEKPYQDLVDRTTTPRMPWHDIGVLVQNAAARDVARHFIQRWNAVKQEKAKLNSCYPYLLPKSYKDCKSYAPFIKDAKKHNVKCQVLRSVSSWSAGFLDSDTVEQSIQEAYIQAISKAERYIYIENQFFITLASMDKGGVKNQIGETLLKRILRAHREGAVFRVFVVMPLLPGFEGEVGGPSGTALRAITHWNYNSISRYRRS, encoded by the exons ATGCCTACCAAATTAGCTGATGACGTCCCGGCAGGGATAAGCCGTACAATGTCAGAAGATTCTGAATATGATGACACTTTAGAAGTACCTGATTCGTTAGAAATAATGGTTAATGAGAATGGGGAGATGATACCAGTTCATAAAGAAGGAATAGAGTGCACAGATAACAAAG AAACCCTTGGTGTAATGCCTTTCACCGTTATACACAGCACATCGCCAAAATTTAAAAGTCAGATTCGCAATGTATTTATTCCCGGCGAAGAAGtacatgtaaaaattattgataacgAACGTAGTGTGACTACACATCCCTTGAATCCAAATCTGTATACCATAGAATTTAGACATGGACCTTTTGTCTGGACTATTAAAAAGCGATATAAACACATTCAGTTTTTgcataatcaattaaaaatgtatcgtgCTAGCTTGAACATACCTTTTCCTACAAAAAGCCACAGAGAGAAGAGGAATAGCATGAAGAATCTTAAAATGGCAAATGAGAAACGAGGTAGACGAAATGCTTTACCAAG GTTTCCTAATAAACCTGACATTCTAGTACCTTATGAACAATTAAATCAGAGGAGAAAGGAACTAGAGGATTATCTATATAATTTACTCAACATAGAAATCTACAGACGTAATTCCGAAAct ataaattttttggaTATTTCACCCTTGTCTTTCGTGGGTGACTTGGGaatgaaaggaaaagaagGCACGGTTTTGAAACGGACTGGCTCGGGCGCTCGAACGAGATGCAATTTCTTTGGCTTATTCGAATGCGGATTTTGcattaaatgcaattatttcTGCACTTCTCTTTGCGGCAAATGGCAAAAGAAACATCTCGTTGTTAAGGACACCTTTATAGCATATCTCAATCCCGAAGATGGAAAAGTAAAGTCTGTCATTTTGATGGACGGCGGTTTTGGAATCAGCCTTGGCGTATATACAACAGGTTCGCGAAGCGGAATGCAGATCACAAATCTAAGTAGACATATAGTCATCAAGTGTTTTACGAAACGAAAAGCTAAAGAATGGATGCAGTTTATACAGGAAGTTAGTAATAGAGAAG gcAAAGATTTTATACAGACAAATCCACACAACTCGTTTGTCCCGTATCGTTCATCTATATTAGCGACTTGGTTTGTGGACGGGGCGGATTATATGTCTGCCGTGGCTGATGCTCTAGAAAACGCcaaagaagaaatttttatagccGATTGGTGGCTTTCACCAGAAATTCATATGAAGAGACGAACATCTAATGGAGATTATTGGCGACtggataaaattttacaaaggAAAGCT attgaaGGTGTCAAAGTATTTGTgctaatatataaagaaattgaaGTTGCTTTAGGCATAAATAGTTACTACAGCAAGCAAAAACTTGTGGAGCAATGTTCTGCCAATATAAAAGTACTGAGACATCCTGATCACGCAAGAGCAGGCGTATTTCTCTGGGCACATCACGAAAAAATAGTAGTTATCGATCAATCTCTAGCATTTCTTGGCGGCATTGATTTATGTTACGGCAGATGGGACACTAGTGAGCATAAACTGACAGATTTAG ACTCCATTCATCACTCAAGTATCTACATTCCTTCGAGAGACAAGCTTACTAATACCAGCAGTAAGAAGGTACTAAACTGTCCGGAAAGACACGTACTACTGCCATTAGCAATAGCAACAAATACTATTACCATGGCGACTACAAGATCTATGCCTCTATT gcCGGTGATGGacgaaaaaacgaaaaaggaTTTAGTACTGCCGACAGATAATTCCCTTTTTATGCTGCAAGAAAAAGGAGACGGGGTCAAGTGCAATACTCCTGAACTGCAAAGGAAGAATCTGCTCGAAGTTGCTAAAACAACTGTTGATAAAATGAAAACTACCGTAAAAGTGAAGAGACAAGAGTTTATCAATATGGTATATGCTTCTCACGAAGCAGATGCCGATGATGTCGCGGAGAA CAAACTTACGTTACCTGCTTCTGACACAGTAGACACAGTGGATTATCCCTGCAATTTAGAACGCACGACGAAATTGTGGCTCGGTAAAGACTACACAAATTTCATCGTTAAAGATTTCAATGATTTGGAAAAGCCGTATCAAGATCTAGTAGATAGAACTACTACTCCTAGAATGCCCTGGCATGATATAGGAGTTTTAGTGCAAAACGCTGCTGCCAGAGACGTGGCAAGGCATTTCATACAACGCTGGAATGCCGTCAAG CAAGAAAAAGCAAAACTGAATTCGTGTTATCCCTATTTACTACCAAAATCGTACAAAGACTGCAAAAGTTACGCTCCGTTTATTAAAGATGCAAAAAAGCACAACGTCAAGTGCCAAGTACTACGATCGGTAAGCTCCTGGTCAGCTGGCTTTCTTGATTCGGACACTGTCGAGCAGAGTATACAAGAAGCTTACATCCAGGCTATTAGTAAAGCAGAAAG atatatatatatagaaaatcaatttttcataACACTGGCCTCTATGGACAAAGGTGGTGTCAAAAATCAAATTGGTGAGACTTTATTGAAAAGAATTCTGAGAGCACACAGGGAAGGTGCAGTGTTTAGAGTGTTTGTCGTGATGCCGTTGTTACCCGGTTTCGAAGGAGAAGTTGGAGGACCAAGTGGAACGGCATTACGGGCGATAACACATTGGAATTACAATTCTATATCAAG GTATAGAAGATCCTAG
- the Pld gene encoding phospholipase D1 isoform X2 has translation MKNLKMANEKRGRRNALPRFPNKPDILVPYEQLNQRRKELEDYLYNLLNIEIYRRNSETINFLDISPLSFVGDLGMKGKEGTVLKRTGSGARTRCNFFGLFECGFCIKCNYFCTSLCGKWQKKHLVVKDTFIAYLNPEDGKVKSVILMDGGFGISLGVYTTGSRSGMQITNLSRHIVIKCFTKRKAKEWMQFIQEVSNREGKDFIQTNPHNSFVPYRSSILATWFVDGADYMSAVADALENAKEEIFIADWWLSPEIHMKRRTSNGDYWRLDKILQRKAIEGVKVFVLIYKEIEVALGINSYYSKQKLVEQCSANIKVLRHPDHARAGVFLWAHHEKIVVIDQSLAFLGGIDLCYGRWDTSEHKLTDLDSIHHSSIYIPSRDKLTNTSSKKVLNCPERHVLLPLAIATNTITMATTRSMPLLPVMDEKTKKDLVLPTDNSLFMLQEKGDGVKCNTPELQRKNLLEVAKTTVDKMKTTVKVKRQEFINMVYASHEADADDVAENKLTLPASDTVDTVDYPCNLERTTKLWLGKDYTNFIVKDFNDLEKPYQDLVDRTTTPRMPWHDIGVLVQNAAARDVARHFIQRWNAVKQEKAKLNSCYPYLLPKSYKDCKSYAPFIKDAKKHNVKCQVLRSVSSWSAGFLDSDTVEQSIQEAYIQAISKAERYIYIENQFFITLASMDKGGVKNQIGETLLKRILRAHREGAVFRVFVVMPLLPGFEGEVGGPSGTALRAITHWNYNSISRGKDAILNQLLEAGIEDPSEYITFHGLRTHSMLNGTMVTELIYIHSKLMIIDDNTVICGSANINDRSMVATRDSEIAVIIHDQDFEDGRMNDIPFLCGKFASSLRKQLFREHLGLLSGKENINLDDAIIKSFYKDVWCARSRKNTELYEEVFHCIPTDKVVNFAILKQYQDKVSLSISDPLLAQEMVENIKGYLVDLPLNFLCNEDLKPAAGTVEGMMPTALWT, from the exons ATGAAGAATCTTAAAATGGCAAATGAGAAACGAGGTAGACGAAATGCTTTACCAAG GTTTCCTAATAAACCTGACATTCTAGTACCTTATGAACAATTAAATCAGAGGAGAAAGGAACTAGAGGATTATCTATATAATTTACTCAACATAGAAATCTACAGACGTAATTCCGAAAct ataaattttttggaTATTTCACCCTTGTCTTTCGTGGGTGACTTGGGaatgaaaggaaaagaagGCACGGTTTTGAAACGGACTGGCTCGGGCGCTCGAACGAGATGCAATTTCTTTGGCTTATTCGAATGCGGATTTTGcattaaatgcaattatttcTGCACTTCTCTTTGCGGCAAATGGCAAAAGAAACATCTCGTTGTTAAGGACACCTTTATAGCATATCTCAATCCCGAAGATGGAAAAGTAAAGTCTGTCATTTTGATGGACGGCGGTTTTGGAATCAGCCTTGGCGTATATACAACAGGTTCGCGAAGCGGAATGCAGATCACAAATCTAAGTAGACATATAGTCATCAAGTGTTTTACGAAACGAAAAGCTAAAGAATGGATGCAGTTTATACAGGAAGTTAGTAATAGAGAAG gcAAAGATTTTATACAGACAAATCCACACAACTCGTTTGTCCCGTATCGTTCATCTATATTAGCGACTTGGTTTGTGGACGGGGCGGATTATATGTCTGCCGTGGCTGATGCTCTAGAAAACGCcaaagaagaaatttttatagccGATTGGTGGCTTTCACCAGAAATTCATATGAAGAGACGAACATCTAATGGAGATTATTGGCGACtggataaaattttacaaaggAAAGCT attgaaGGTGTCAAAGTATTTGTgctaatatataaagaaattgaaGTTGCTTTAGGCATAAATAGTTACTACAGCAAGCAAAAACTTGTGGAGCAATGTTCTGCCAATATAAAAGTACTGAGACATCCTGATCACGCAAGAGCAGGCGTATTTCTCTGGGCACATCACGAAAAAATAGTAGTTATCGATCAATCTCTAGCATTTCTTGGCGGCATTGATTTATGTTACGGCAGATGGGACACTAGTGAGCATAAACTGACAGATTTAG ACTCCATTCATCACTCAAGTATCTACATTCCTTCGAGAGACAAGCTTACTAATACCAGCAGTAAGAAGGTACTAAACTGTCCGGAAAGACACGTACTACTGCCATTAGCAATAGCAACAAATACTATTACCATGGCGACTACAAGATCTATGCCTCTATT gcCGGTGATGGacgaaaaaacgaaaaaggaTTTAGTACTGCCGACAGATAATTCCCTTTTTATGCTGCAAGAAAAAGGAGACGGGGTCAAGTGCAATACTCCTGAACTGCAAAGGAAGAATCTGCTCGAAGTTGCTAAAACAACTGTTGATAAAATGAAAACTACCGTAAAAGTGAAGAGACAAGAGTTTATCAATATGGTATATGCTTCTCACGAAGCAGATGCCGATGATGTCGCGGAGAA CAAACTTACGTTACCTGCTTCTGACACAGTAGACACAGTGGATTATCCCTGCAATTTAGAACGCACGACGAAATTGTGGCTCGGTAAAGACTACACAAATTTCATCGTTAAAGATTTCAATGATTTGGAAAAGCCGTATCAAGATCTAGTAGATAGAACTACTACTCCTAGAATGCCCTGGCATGATATAGGAGTTTTAGTGCAAAACGCTGCTGCCAGAGACGTGGCAAGGCATTTCATACAACGCTGGAATGCCGTCAAG CAAGAAAAAGCAAAACTGAATTCGTGTTATCCCTATTTACTACCAAAATCGTACAAAGACTGCAAAAGTTACGCTCCGTTTATTAAAGATGCAAAAAAGCACAACGTCAAGTGCCAAGTACTACGATCGGTAAGCTCCTGGTCAGCTGGCTTTCTTGATTCGGACACTGTCGAGCAGAGTATACAAGAAGCTTACATCCAGGCTATTAGTAAAGCAGAAAG atatatatatatagaaaatcaatttttcataACACTGGCCTCTATGGACAAAGGTGGTGTCAAAAATCAAATTGGTGAGACTTTATTGAAAAGAATTCTGAGAGCACACAGGGAAGGTGCAGTGTTTAGAGTGTTTGTCGTGATGCCGTTGTTACCCGGTTTCGAAGGAGAAGTTGGAGGACCAAGTGGAACGGCATTACGGGCGATAACACATTGGAATTACAATTCTATATCAAG ggGAAAAGACGCTATTTTAAATCAACTGCTGGAAGCAGGTATAGAAGATCCTAGCGAGTATATCACATTCCATGGCTTGAGGACACATTCCATGTTAAACGGCACGATGGTGACCGAgcttatttatattcatagtAAGCTAATGATAATAGACGACAATACGGTAATCTGTGGGTCAGCTAATATAAATGACAGAAGTATGGTTGCTACAAGAGATAGCGAGATAGCCGTAATAATTCAT GATCAAGATTTTGAAGATGGACGCATGAATGACATACCTTTTCTTTGCGGCAAATTTGCTTCTTCCTTGAGAAAACAATTATTTCGCGAACATTTGGGGTTGTTGAGtggcaaagaaaatattaatctcgACGACGctattataaaatctttttacaagGATGTATGGTGTGCTAGAAGCAGAAAAAATACAGAATTATACGAAGAAGTTTTTCATTGCATTCCTACTGATAAAGTAGTTAATTTTgctatattaaaacaatatcaGGATAAAGTATCTCTCTCAATATCTGATCCATTACTAGCACAGGAAATGGTAGAGAACATAAAA GGGTACTTAGTCGATTTGCCATTAAACTTTTTGTGTAATGAAGATTTAAAACCTGCGGCTGGAACAGTAGAAGGAATGATGCCGACTGCATTGTGGACGTAA
- the LOC139113900 gene encoding uncharacterized protein isoform X2 translates to MGTHVIRNITGKLVDIQDFSTLGASGTISTNYVIQKLLQIYVRNVALIHCHPDLIQKFTFTMHEEGKAKWTFEYSNDMMLNHDIITMCYFYYITYKSYELSQCESVKLLKPLLLDKYDVYSIDEANMLFFQGKTVISLLDIAFSFPSVTWDVACNLNFWTGFFDYVSDFDLPKQALIIPFIFPLLPKLEERPPLAVLLALSLKTVEFRKTTAPLLRKILNDITIHFEYKMYPQRLKLELCEKWQIITRDKGVHKYAPCFTMFRHKAKDIIATMKSDDPDLELILSLL, encoded by the exons ATGGGGACACACGTGATTCGTAACATAACTGGAAAATTAGTTGACATACAA gATTTCTCCACGCTCGGTGCCAGCGGTACGATCAGTACGAATTACGTTATTCAGAAATTACTGCAGATATACGTACGTAACGTTGCTCTCATCCACTGTCATCCGGATCTGATTCAGAAATTTACCTTCACGATGCACGAGGAGGGCAAAGCCAAATGGACGTTCGAATATTCTAACGACATGATGCTAAATCACGATATCATAACGATgtgctatttttattatatcacaTACAAGTCTTACGAGTTAAGCCAATGTGAATCGGTGAAGCTCTTAAAGCCGCTACTGTTAGATAAGTACGACGTGTACAGTATCGACGAAGCTAACATGCTATTTTTCCAAGGGAAAACTGTTATCTCATTACTTGACATAGCGTTTTCTTTCCCGAGCGTTACGTGGGACGTAGCttgtaatttaaacttttGGACCGGCTTTTTCGACTACGTCTCCGACTTCGATCTTCCTAAGCAAGCGCTAATTATACCGTTCATTTTTCCGCTTCTCCCTAAATTAGAAGAAAGGCCTCCACTTGCGGTGTTACTAGCCCTGTCGCTTAAAACAGTTGAGTTTAGGAAAACAACAGCGCCATTATTGCGAAAGattttaaacgatattactatacattttgaatataaaatgtatcctCAGCGTTTGAAACTAGAGCTTTGCGAGAAGTGGCAGATTATAACGCGAGATAAAGGCGTACACAAGTATGCTCCATGTTTTACTATGTTTCGTCACAAAGCTAAAGATATAATAGCGACAATGAAGTCAGATGATCCAGACTTGGAACTTATACTTTCGTTATTATGA